The segment TATGTGTCTCTTGTGCAATCACTAATGAAAGTTATCGTTTGCAGGCCATGTCTCAGAGGGAATTGAAGGAAGCATTTGTCAGAAATCTCAATGGCACCAATCTGCAGGAGGTGGCACTGGGCTCTTCTCTCGCCCCAATATGCTTCATGACCAGAGGACTGATTCTGATCCTCTACCAGCAGGCTAAAGGGACTCTGCCACTACCACTGATTTTTCACCTGCTTCTAGATTTCAGTGTGCTCATTCTACCCCTCGTCCTGTCATGCACGGTCCTCAGCAGTGTTCTTCACCAGGTCATCGCAAGCTTAATTTTGGTTTCAGCTTGTATGTTTTGCTACATCTATCGTACCAGCCGTCGCCCTTCTGCTCAGCACTCAAAGACCAACATCAGCACTTTCTTTCAGAGTCATGTGGAGTTCAACCAGGTTCCCTTTGTGACCCTCTTTAGAGTGTTtgttaatgtgaaaacagccaTTAGCATTCTTGCCGTAGATTTTAGTATCTTCCCAAGGCGATATGCTAAAACAGAAACCTATGGCACTGGAGTTATGGACTTTGGTGTTGGAGCTTTCGTCTTTGCAAATGCCCTTGTCTGTCCAGAGGCACGGAGGAAGAAGATCTCAGGATCCAAGTTGAATCAcatcacaaagcagctttgGTCTGTGTGGCCCCTGCTTGTTCTTGGTATGGGAAGACTAGTGAGCCTCAAAATGTCTGATTACCACGAACATGTGACAGAATATGGTGTCCACTGGAATTTCTTCTTCACACTGGCTATTGTCAGAGTTGTGACCTCCATGCTTCTGGTCATCTTGCCAGCCAATCAGTCGTGGGTGTTTGCCCTTCTTATTTGTGGGATTTATCAATTTTCTCTGGAGACATCAGGCTTGAAGAATTTTATTCTCCACAACAATGACAGAGAAGCAGACTTCCTGCATGCTAACAAAGAGGGCATCTTCTCTGTAGTGGGCTATGTGGCCATCTACATGGCAGGAGTTCAGGTGGGGCTCTATGTGATGAAGCCAAGATCCCATGTTAGAGAGTGGCTTAAAGCACTTTTTAACCTCTTGTTGGGAAGTTTTGTGGCATATGCTGCTTTGTATATATGTCAGACACTGGTGGAGCCAGTTTCCCGTCGCTTAGCTAATTTACCTTTCTGCCTCTGGAGTGTTGCTCAGTCTTTGTTATTTGTATCATGTCTCGGTATAGCTGACATGATTTTACTGTTTTCGAAAAGGACATCAAGCTGTCACTGTGTGCCGTCATCTTGGGATTTGCATAAAAAAGACACTGATTCAGTCAAAAAGAGAGTTGAAATAGAAAGACTTTGTCTTGTTCAAGCTGTCAGCAGGAATCAGTTGCTATTTTTTGTGCTTGCAAATGTCATGACAGGGCTGACCAACTCAATAGTGGACACAC is part of the Anabas testudineus chromosome 14, fAnaTes1.2, whole genome shotgun sequence genome and harbors:
- the pigw gene encoding phosphatidylinositol-glycan biosynthesis class W protein, giving the protein MSQRELKEAFVRNLNGTNLQEVALGSSLAPICFMTRGLILILYQQAKGTLPLPLIFHLLLDFSVLILPLVLSCTVLSSVLHQVIASLILVSACMFCYIYRTSRRPSAQHSKTNISTFFQSHVEFNQVPFVTLFRVFVNVKTAISILAVDFSIFPRRYAKTETYGTGVMDFGVGAFVFANALVCPEARRKKISGSKLNHITKQLWSVWPLLVLGMGRLVSLKMSDYHEHVTEYGVHWNFFFTLAIVRVVTSMLLVILPANQSWVFALLICGIYQFSLETSGLKNFILHNNDREADFLHANKEGIFSVVGYVAIYMAGVQVGLYVMKPRSHVREWLKALFNLLLGSFVAYAALYICQTLVEPVSRRLANLPFCLWSVAQSLLFVSCLGIADMILLFSKRTSSCHCVPSSWDLHKKDTDSVKKRVEIERLCLVQAVSRNQLLFFVLANVMTGLTNSIVDTLSCSSSFSVCVLLSYMFVNCCAIYVLHLSGITVKFW